From the Manihot esculenta cultivar AM560-2 chromosome 3, M.esculenta_v8, whole genome shotgun sequence genome, one window contains:
- the LOC110610999 gene encoding receptor-like protein 46, which yields MAKLILIFLFFIFLITPTSLSCPDDQKQALLQFKSLVFNIINSSSSDYYYSPLGLDSWNSSSDCCYWEMVTCNSRSSSRSVTALDLHSLFPLGPQGPMPVPSSVLSPLSRIKSLMFLDISSNYIVGEIPVDMLANLSRLVHLDLMFNNFSGFIPSQIFHFKYLQYLDISSNFLTGMLSEEVGALKNLRVLKLDYNSLAGNIPGEIGNLTKLQRLSLRGNSFVGRIPSSVLYLKELQELDLRDNALSMEIPANIGELTNLTTLALSNNRLTGGIPSSIQKLNKLQILRLQDNLLAGGIPTWLFDIKSLKELFVGGNNLTWDNNVDLMPKCMLS from the coding sequence CCAAGCTCATCTTGATTTTCCTATTTTTCATATTCTTGATCACTCCCACTTCTCTTTCCTGCCCAGATGATCAGAAACAAGCCCTTCTCCAGTTCAAATCCTTGGTCTTCAATATCATTAACTCATCTTCTTCTGATTATTATTACTCTCCTCTTGGCTTAGATTCATGGAATTCAAGTTCAGATTGTTGCTATTGGGAGATGGTGACCTGCAATTCTCGCTCGAGTTCAAGATCAGTTACAGCTCTTGATCTCCATTCTCTCTTTCCACTTGGACCTCAGGGGCCTATGCCAGTACCTTCTTCTGTCTTGTCACCTCTCTCTCGCATTAAATCCTTGATGTTTCTCGATATATCCTCAAATTACATAGTGGGTGAGATTCCTGTTGATATGCTTGCCAACCTCAGCAGATTGGTTCATCTAGATTTGATGTTCAACAATTTTAGTGGCTTCATCCCTTCTCAGATTTTTCACTTCAAGTATCTTCAGTATCTTGATATCAGTAGCAATTTTCTGACGGGTATGTTAAGCGAGGAAGTGGGTGCTCTTAAAAACTTGAGGGTACTGAAATTGGATTATAATTCTTTAGCAGGAAATATTCCTGGAGAGATTGGAAACCTCACGAAATTGCAGCGGTTAAGTCTTCGCGGAAACAGTTTTGTTGGGAGGATTCCATCTTCTGTTTTGTATCTGAAGGAACTGCAAGAATTGGACTTGAGGGACAATGCTTTATCAATGGAGATTCCTGCTAATATAGGTGAGCTTACCAACCTGACAACTCTGGCTTTGAGCAATAACAGGCTAACTGGAGGAATACCATCATCTATACAGAAGCTGAATAAGTTGCAAATTCTCCGGTTGCAAGACAACTTGCTTGCCGGAGGAATTCCGACATGGTTGTTTGACATCAAGAGCCTGAAGGAGCTGTTTGTTGGAGGGAATAATCTGACTTGGGATAACAATGTGGACTTAATGCCAAAATGTATGTTATCTTAG
- the LOC110611543 gene encoding receptor-like protein 46: protein MRSCRLEGRIPDWISTQKTLNLLDLSENMLQGPFPQWLAEIDLGAIVLSDNKLTGSLPPRLFESLSLSVLALSRNNFSGELPENIGNANSIIILMLSSNNFSGQIPASISEIYRLILLDFSGNRFSGKIPIFKPDALLAFIDFSSNEFSGDVPVSFSEETMILSLGNNKFSGILPKNLTNLSKLQHLDLHDNNITGNLPSSLSQISNLQVLNLRNNSLEGSIPDTISNLTSLRILDLSNNNLNGEITVKLGNLLGMIETPNTFALTDLFIIPIEFKDLVVNWKNAKRGLSSHSLDIYSLLDLSENQLSGKIPSSLGHLKGLKILNISYNHISGKIPETFGGLKSVESLDLSHNRLSGTIPETLSKLQELSTLDVSNNKLEGKIPVGGQMDTMNDPSYFANNSGLCGVQIMVACSPEQSPPPVETPEEEAWFSWAGMGFGYAVGLLATVLVIGFTRFGERLPPRNRPGRHRRRRV from the coding sequence ATGAGATCATGCAGGCTTGAAGGAAGAATCCCAGATTGGATTTCGACACAGAAGACTCTTAATCTCTTGGATTTGAGTGAGAACATGCTCCAAGGACCCTTCCCTCAGTGGCTAGCTGAGATTGACCTGGGCGCCATTGTCCTGTCTGATAACAAGCTCACAGGTTCTCTTCCTCCGCGTCTGTTTGAATCTCTGAGTTTATCTGTACTTGCCTTATCAAGGAACAACTTCTCTGGAGAATTGCCAGAAAATATTGGGAATGCCAATTCTATTATAATTCTCATGTTGTCTAGTAACAACTTTTCTGGGCAGATTCCAGCTTCCATCTCTGAGATTTATCGCCTTATTCTGCTAGATTTTTCAGGAAATAGATTCTCAGGGAAAATCCCAATTTTTAAACCTGACGCATTGCTAGCTTTCATTGATTTCTCATCTAATGAGTTCTCAGGTGATGTTCCTGTGTCATTTTCAGAAGAAACCATGATTCTTTCACTAGGAAACAATAAGTTTTCCGGCATATTACCAAAAAACCTCACTAACTTGAGCAAGCTTCAACATCTTGATCTCCATGACAATAACATTACAGGAAACTTGCCATcttccctctcccaaatttccaATCTTCAAGTCCTGAACTTACGCAACAACTCCTTGGAAGGCTCTATTCCTGACACTATTTCCAACCTCACAAGCCTTCGAATTCTTGATCTGTCAAACAACAACCTCAACGGAGAAATCACTGTCAAGCTTGGAAATCTACTAGGAATGATAGAAACACCCAATACCTTCGCATTAACTGATCTATTCATCATTCCCATCGAGTTCAAAGACTTGGTTGTAAATTGGAAGAACGCAAAGCGAGGTCTTTCAAGCCACAGCCTGGACATCTACTCCTTGCTAGATTTGTCAGAGAACCAACTTTCTGGCAAAATCCCATCTTCACTAGGTCACTTAAAGGGCctaaaaatattgaatatttcATATAACCACATATCTGGCAAGATACCTGAAACATTTGGTGGTTTAAAGAGTGTAGAAAGCCTGGACTTGTCACACAACAGACTCTCAGGAACGATTCCTGAGACCCTGTCGAAGTTGCAGGAACTTTCTACTCTGGACGTGAGCAACAACAAGCTGGAGGGTAAGATTCCGGTGGGAGGCCAAATGGATACGATGAATGATCCAAGCTATTTTGCCAACAACAGTGGGTTGTGTGGTGTGCAAATTATGGTGGCATGCTCACCGGAGCAGTCACCTCCACCTGTAGAGACACCAGAAGAGGAAGCATGGTTTTCTTGGGCAGGAATGGGGTTTGGATATGCTGTTGGGCTTTTAGCAACGGTGTTAGTAATAGGTTTCACTAGATTTGGTGAGAGGCTGCCGCCTCGAAATCGCCCAGGCCGGCATAGGAGGAGAAGAGTTTAG